From the genome of Cryptococcus deuterogattii R265 chromosome 5, complete sequence:
TCTTGTCTTCCATGTCCAACACCAAAGCCAGACCTAAGGTAATCCTCTCAACAACGATTTCAGCCAGTGAAACACCAGAGCGAGGAGGAAcgcctgctcctgctgGCGTGAGCGGGGAGGCTCCATCTTCAGCAATGGCTCCAGGGGGTCAAGAGGGAACGAAGCAAGGAGCTCAAGGGAAGTCAAATACGagcggaaagaagaagaagaagggaaagagataaCATCGGGTTGTATGTATTATGTTTTGATTGTAATATAGGCGGCAATTATATAGCTCCTTGGCTCCTGCTGGTTAGATGTGGAGAAGTGAAGAGCAAATACACTGCTTACAGGTTAAGCGTAAACATTAACGTTAACTGAATGTGTGAACTTGACTGAGACTTGCTACTGTAGGGTATAGAGGAAGGGTCGGGATCGAGAACAGCGACGGAAAGTTGAAAGATCAATGCGACTTGGGATCAGGGTACGTCGAAGGCTTTTAAACTTAAGTGCAATGGGACAAACACATGGGAAACCATCCTTTGAAAGCTTGTTCGCGAGGTATGAATGATAGCACACTCAGATCGATTCAGTGAGAAGTACTACGATTATTCAAGATATGCAAAAGGTCCATGAAGTTCATGACAGATCAAACTCCGAAAGAtcaaaaagacaaaaactGTCCacaaagaaagatggtACAGCTATTGATACTCGATGAATTAAGGCAAAGTATAGCCCGAGTACAGCCGCACAAGATATACCTCCAGCATCCGTCCCCAACTCCCTTCCCCCTTGGAACGCTACAATGAAAGCCCTGAAAACAATTAGGCGACATATACTATaccaacagcaacagcagcgaAGGCAATGAGGGCACCACCCATGGTGGCTGATCGACCAGACCcgctggaagaagagtcggACGCGCCGCTAGCGGCAGAACCAGAAGTGGTGGCAGCAGAGCCGGCAGCAGAGCCAGCAGCAGTGCTGCCAGTAGCCTcagaaggagcagagaCTTCAGAACCGGTAGCAGTACCAACAATGGGCTGGAAGTAGGTAGAGCCGCTGGCAGAAGTGATCTGAGTAGTAGTCTGGTTGGATGAAGTCTCAATGTAGGCTTCGGAGACTGTATATCATCTCAGTTCGCGACCTTTTCTGATAAGGGCAGACAACTTACTGTCCTTGCCCAAACAGTTGATGATGGACTTGAGTTGGTAGGTACCGTTGGCGAGAACTTGAGGCAAGATGTAACCAACGGCAAGGTCGACACTCTGCTGGTAAACTGTAGAAGTATATGGTCAAGATTATTACTGCACAACGAATAAAGAAGACTTACGGTCGTGCTCAAGAGTGATGAAGCCAGTGTTCAACTTGGGGGCGTACTCGTTGAGAATCTTCTCAAAGGTTTCATAAGAAGAAGCGCCGGTGGCAGTACCGCCGCTGATGTGCCAATCGTTCTGTCATTTTGTTAGTTAAGGTCATTGCGAAAGTCAAGATGAACTGACAGTGTCAAAGTTAACGGTGGTTGAACCATCAGAATAAGAAGTCCAGATAACAGGAGTCAAGCCCATCTGAGCAGCAATGGCTCGAACACGGTCATCAATGTCACCGTAAGGGGGTCGGAAAGTATTTGGGGTGACGCCAATGGTGTCCTTGATGACCTTCATTGTCCAAGCAAGCTCGGCAACAATCTGCTCGTTGGTAAGAGTAGTAAGTGCGGGGTGAGACCAAGTGTGGATAGAGATCTCGTGCCCAGACATGTACTCAGTTTGGAGCATC
Proteins encoded in this window:
- a CDS encoding signal recognition particle subunit SRP9, whose amino-acid sequence is MVYIKNWTDFETAATDLYARSPSKVRYCVKFQPKTGHLVLKITDDVKCIKYKTFSSIILNRFDSLNLRLLSSMSNTKARPKVILSTTISASETPERGGTPAPAGVSGEAPSSAMAPGGQEGTKQGAQGKSNTSGKKKKKGKR
- a CDS encoding chitin deacetylase (genome sequence mistake), encoding MTKVPNYNATTGDCSTDPGATSDGRCWWTCGGCTRATDIVACPDKNVWGLSYDDGPSPFTPLLIDYLQEKNIKTTFFVVGSRVLSRPEMLQTEYMSGHEISIHTWSHPALTTLTNEQIVAELAWTMKVIKDTIGVTPNTFRPPYGDIDDRVRAIAAQMGLTPVIWTSYSDGSTTVNFDTNDWHISGGTATGASSYETFEKILNEYAPKLNTGFITLEHDLYQQSVDLAVGYILPQVLANGTYQLKSIINCLGKDISEAYIETSSNQTTTQITSASGSTYFQPIVGTATGSEVSAPSEATGSTAAGSAAGSAATTSGSAASGASDSSSSGSGRSATMGGALIAFAAVAVGIVYVA